CTTCAGCGCCTGCAACGTCGATGGCGCCAAGGCCCAGGCGATCAACCGGGGTGATATCTGGAAATTCGACCCGCGCATTCCCGAGAAATTCCAGATCCTCAAGGAGGTCTATGGCAATGAGCGTGACGGCTATTTCAGCCGTGGGCACATGACGCGCCGCAAGGACCCCGACTGGGGTTCCAAGGCCGTGGCCGCGCTGGCCGATGCGGACACCTTTCACGCGACGAACGCAGCGCCCCAGGTGCAGCATTTCAATGCGGGTCTGTGGGGCGATATTGAAGACTACATTCTGGCCAACACGAACAGCGACAAGATGCGGGTGAGCGTGTTCACGGGGCCGATCTTTGCGGTTGATGATCCGGTGGTGAAAGGGATCAAGATACCGGTGCGCTTCTGGAAGGTCGTGGCCTTTCTGCACGACGAGACGGGCGAGCTCACGGCGACAGGCTACGTGGCGTCGCAGGCCAAAGCCGTGGCCGAGCTCAAGCCGACGTTCGTTTTCGGTGACTTCGAGAACCAGCAGCGGCCACTGGCTGCGATCGAAAAGATCACGGGACTGTCTTTCGGTGATCTCACGGCGCGTGATGTCCTGGCCGAGGCGGGGGAAGCCTTCGCGGCATCGCTTCGCGATGTGCGCGACATCATGCTGGCCTGACCTCAAGAAACACGAAGAAGCACTGCCCACGGATACGCGGAAGCACGACCCCCGCATCGACGTACGACGTGGTTCTGCTCGCTCCGGTGACCGCAGGGCGTCCGAGCAACTTGACCGCATCGGTCACACCGGCCCTCGAGGTTGGAGTATGGCCGCCCGGACGTCGCTCGGATCCCCATAG
The sequence above is drawn from the Variovorax sp. J2L1-78 genome and encodes:
- a CDS encoding DNA/RNA non-specific endonuclease, producing MVKETKLTPRLRFTPTQELDAQRVRLTPDPIESYEDRTGYAPDFIDATIPVELPRLGAAAKRDAVSFAWKGAKTHVLDYTHFSTAVSKSRRMPIFSACNVDGAKAQAINRGDIWKFDPRIPEKFQILKEVYGNERDGYFSRGHMTRRKDPDWGSKAVAALADADTFHATNAAPQVQHFNAGLWGDIEDYILANTNSDKMRVSVFTGPIFAVDDPVVKGIKIPVRFWKVVAFLHDETGELTATGYVASQAKAVAELKPTFVFGDFENQQRPLAAIEKITGLSFGDLTARDVLAEAGEAFAASLRDVRDIMLA